Proteins encoded by one window of Thermodesulfovibrionales bacterium:
- a CDS encoding site-specific integrase, with amino-acid sequence FKKMRLDEIKTKEVELIQAHLMDKGYSVATCNRYISIVKASFTKAEEWGLINEQQLRAIRKVKLLKGEISRLRFLSEEEIQRLLSHCDKHLYPIVFTAINTGMRKGEILNLKWDNIDFRTGFIYLDRTKNGYRREIPMNESLKALLRKLHSQRRLDTNYVFVNPQTGRRYTEFKRSFAAALKKAGIRDFRFHDLRHTFASQLIMRGADLKTVQELLGHRTLTMTLRYSHLSQAHKKEAVRLLDKNFYHNFYHSGVSEKLETLITP; translated from the coding sequence GTTTAAAAAGATGAGGCTTGATGAGATAAAGACAAAGGAAGTTGAACTAATTCAGGCTCACTTAATGGATAAAGGATACTCAGTGGCTACCTGTAACAGATACATAAGCATAGTGAAGGCATCTTTTACAAAAGCTGAGGAGTGGGGTCTGATTAATGAGCAACAGTTAAGAGCCATAAGGAAGGTGAAACTGTTAAAAGGAGAGATTAGCAGGCTTAGATTCCTTTCAGAAGAGGAAATCCAAAGGCTTTTATCACATTGCGATAAACACCTCTACCCAATAGTATTCACTGCGATTAATACAGGTATGCGTAAGGGAGAGATACTGAACCTTAAATGGGATAACATTGACTTCAGAACTGGCTTTATCTATCTGGATAGAACCAAGAACGGATACCGTAGAGAAATCCCAATGAATGAATCACTGAAAGCACTTCTCAGGAAGCTACACAGCCAAAGAAGACTTGATACAAACTATGTATTCGTCAATCCACAAACAGGTAGACGATACACGGAGTTTAAGAGAAGCTTTGCTGCTGCTCTTAAGAAAGCTGGAATAAGGGATTTCAGATTTCATGACCTAAGACACACTTTTGCAAGTCAGCTTATCATGCGTGGAGCAGATTTAAAGACCGTGCAAGAGCTCTTAGGACACAGAACCCTTACAATGACACTGAGATACTCCCATCTAAGTCAGGCCCACAAAAAAGAGGCAGTGAGATTGCTTGACAAAAATTTTTATCACAATTTTTATCACAGTGGGGTTTCTGAGAAATTAGAGACTCTCATAACCCCTTGA